The Alosa alosa isolate M-15738 ecotype Scorff River chromosome 9, AALO_Geno_1.1, whole genome shotgun sequence genome includes a region encoding these proteins:
- the tmem221 gene encoding LOW QUALITY PROTEIN: transmembrane protein 221 (The sequence of the model RefSeq protein was modified relative to this genomic sequence to represent the inferred CDS: inserted 2 bases in 1 codon) — protein MLSLRSDGPLHKCTFQSSFLLSLAVFYSGNLLTYEKIEGTQTLQLHIGHLRHHFEEFSAGGTNFVFRAKANCFSILRDLLHPKMTYTYSQRSLMVLALLGVLSAIMSLLSVFLIFQLQSQQTGVKESTSPIVPVEVAVVLLPVSTVLTALSLTLNLSSVVVCILHSYFTAEICRGEEDTERADWFLFDSRAVRHVAIGLFCLGVSVYLAAMSIYMLLVFENETGIASVCVLSSGVLILLIIVAHSLARAARTARQYHSEHPHAMYQNXSPRAAPVSTHLSWVHVDKVRTQRSQSILQRQLSYPPCPNVKQKQQYASSSGMPSHASEKESYSGSGGAAPRMHRTLSAESGLLQSPSKPWNGINSEMRTVLARKSGAISKDSTLV, from the exons ATGCTCAGTCTGAGAAGTGACGGACCtctacacaaatgcacattccAAAGCTCGTTTCTCCTCTCTTTAGCTGTTTTCTATTCAGGAAATCTATTAACCTACGAAAAGATTGAAGGAACCCAAACGCTACAACTCCACATCGGGCACCTGCGTCACCATTTTGAGGAGTTTTCCGCTGGAGGGACCAACTTTGTTTTTCGGGCGAAGGCGAATTGCTTCAGCATTTTGAGGGATTTATTGCACCCTAAAATGACGTACACGTATAGCCAACGATCTTTAATGGTGCTTGCTCTATTAGGGGTCCTGTCTGCCATTATGTCTTTACTATCAGTCTTCTTGATTTTCCAACTTCAGTCACAACAAACGGGTGTCAAGGAATCTACGTCGCCTATCGTTCCCGTTGAAGTTGCAGTTGTTCTTCTGCCGGTTTCAACAGTTCTTACTGCCTTGTCTTTGACACTAAACCTGAGTTCTGTGGTGGTATGCATCCTGCATAGCTATTTCACCGCTGAGATTTGCAGAGGGGAAGAAGACACGGAGAG AGCTGACTGGTTTCTGTTTGACAGTCGAGCTGTGCGGCATGTGGCCATTGGTTTATTTTGTCTTGGTGTGTCCGTCTATCTAGCAG CCATGTCCATTTATATGCTGTTGGTGTTTGAGAACGAGACAGGCATTGCCAGCGTGTGTGTCCTGTCCTCGGGAGTACTCATACTGCTAATCATAGTGGCTCACTCCCTGGCACGGGCGGCCCGTACCGCCCGACAGTACCACAGCGAGCACCCCCACGCCATGTACCAGAA GAGCCCGAGAGCAGCCCCGGTGTCTACCCACCTGAGCTGGGTCCACGTGGACAAAGTCAGGACCCAGCGCAGCCAGTCCATCCTGCAGCGCCAGCTGTCCTACCCTCCCTGCCCTAACGTTAAACAGAAGCAGCAGTATGCTTCGTCCAGCGGGATGCCGAGCCACGCCAGCGAGAAAGAGAGCTACAGCGGCAGTGGGGGAGCAGCTCCGCGCATGCACCGGACCCTGTCTGCAGAGTCCGGACTGCTCCAGTCCCCGTCCAAGCCCTGGAACGGGATCAACAGTGAGATGAGGACTGTGTTGGCACGGAAGTCAGGTGCCATAAGCAAGGACTCCACTCTGGTATGA
- the mef2b gene encoding myocyte-specific enhancer factor 2B, whose amino-acid sequence MGRKKIQISRIMDQRNRQVTFTKRKFGLMKKAYELSVLCDCEIALIIFNSTNRLFQYASTDMDKVLLKYTEYSEPHESRTNTDILETLRRKGLGLDGAEVDNEDSMQMGGEKYQLSEGMDLSVARQRFYAPSLLPAEAQALMNSGCENGYPNVSNSGLGPHRAPAFKPLGHRSGTTSPAGPATHPGFITPHSGIGYSMFSHGNMSRALEMKSSPPLNLGGDSRRMEAPPGARSNLTNRVVYHSMQPGNHMVSMGKTGLLGHGLAGYGPPEYTRPGFPHSASRERGSMGPWQQMQQHESHLPHISQGISVGGYSQTSTPPSPSTSSLNLSIKSERASPEHISSPTTPTPHHMGPCSPISGHPPHEGHSAMGRDGSTYPSPHLVARSLSEEKGDPPLRQIESNGGWQR is encoded by the exons ATGGGGAGAAAGAAAATACAGATCTCACGTATTATGGATCAACGAAACCGGCAG GTCACGTTCACCAAACGCAAGTTTGGTTTGATGAAAAAGGCGTATGAGCTGAGCGTGCTGTGCGACTGCGAGATCGCCCTCATCATCTTCAATAGCACGAATCGCCTGTTCCAGTACGCCAGCACGGACATGGACAAGGTCCTTCTCAAATACACTGAGTACAGTGAGCCTCATGAGAGCAGGACCAACACAGACATCTTGGAG ACGCTGCGCAGGAAAGGCCTAGGACTGGACGGAGCCGAGGTGGACAACGAGGACAGCATGCAGATGGGAGGGGAGAAGTACCAGCTCAGCGAGGGTATGGACCTCTCAGTGGCACGCCAGCGCTTTTAC gccccctccctcctcccagcCGAGGCCCAGGCACTGATGAACTCCGGCTGTGAGAATGGGTACCCCAACGTCTCCAACTCAGGCTTAGGACCGCACCGGGCCCCGGCCTTTAAGCCTCTCGGCCACAGATCTGGCACCACCAGTCCTGCTGGTCCGGCAACCCATCCGGGTTTCATCACACCACACTCAG GCATTGGCTACTCGATGTTCTCCCATGGCAACATGAGCAGGGCCCTGGAGATGAAGTCGTCGCCTCCGCTGAACCTCGGCGGGGACAGTCGACGCATGGAGGCCCCACCTGGGGCGCGCTCCAACCTGACCAAT AGAGTGGTCTATCACAGCATGCAGCCTGGCAATCACATGGTGTCCATGGGGAAGACAGGGCTGCTTGGTCATGGCCTGGCCGGATATGGACCCCCTG AGTACACGCGCCCAGGTTTCCCTCACTCTGCGAGTAGAGAGCGTGGATCCATGGGCCCCTGGCAGCAGATGCAACAGCACGAATCTCACCTGCCTCATATTAGCCAAGG CATATCCGTGGGAGGGTACTCCCAAACCTCCACACCCCCGTCTCCCTCGACCTCCTCGCTCAACCTCAGCATCAAGTCGGAGCGCGCCTCCCCCGAGCACATCAGCTCTCCGACCACACCCACGCCACACCACATGGGGCCCTGTTCACCAATCAGCGGCCACCCTCCCCACGAGGGCCACTCCGCCATGGGCAGGGATGGCAGCACCTACCCGTCGCCACACCTCGTGGCCAGGAGCCTATCAGAGGAGAAAGGGGACCCTCCTCTGAGGCAGATAGAGAGCAATGGTGGGTGGCAGAGATAA
- the tmem161a gene encoding transmembrane protein 161A has protein sequence MALMGVQLVVSLLAASIMQRMAPHCSFARWLLCNGSLFRFKHPSEVELCALAGKQVTKPNKKDRRQNGNRENKPLTVPKDIDLHLDSTPINVLDALVLRFFVEYQWLIDFAVYATGIFLFTETYYSVVDASKEVNIGAIWCVLTVFFCLRTLHTLMSHYFSADADGESSVCLAFGFLSLLVAMLVLVVREDYLEFGLEPGFNSLFDNLEVFAKQQGYSEWSVPVTKLTVKLGLATVCGFIGALLAFPGLRLAQTHLDALQMNSDRPFVKALLHISFLSPLLVIVLWVKPIARDFLANAPMGKTTVTLIPSSMFNSVRLWTVVALCVLRLLVTRYHLQAYLNLAQKWVEQMKREAGRIAAIDIQRKVTRIFCYLTVVTLQYLIPILLILFSTLALKTLGDFSWCFAEETPGVTPALVLPTSPPPVPLEDDEEADDMEEEVQATVAQLAAAFHGLCSVLTPLFFRGFFAFLTWWVAACQVISSLFGIYFHQYLMHN, from the exons ATG GCCCTTATGGGAGTACAGCTGGTAGTCAGCTTGCTGGCTGCCAGCATAATGCAGAGGATGGCTCCGCACTGCTCCTTTGCACGCTGGCTGCTGTGCAATGGCAG TCTCTTCCGCTTCAAGCACCCGTCTGAAGTAGAGCTTTGTGCCTTGGCTGGGAAGCAGGTGACCAAACCTAACAAGAAAGACAG AAGACAAAATGGCAACAGAGAAAACAAGCCTCTCACAGTGCCGAAGGATATAGATCTCCATCTGGACAGCACTCCCATCAATGTACTTGATGCCTTAG TTCTGAGGTTCTTCGTTGAGTACCAATGGCTCATTGATTTTGCCGTCTATGCAACTGGAATTTTTCTTTTCACCGAGACCTACTACAGTGTGGTTGATGCCAGCAAAGAGGTCAACATTGGTGCCATCTGGTGTGTTTTGACTGTATTTTTCTGCCT GAGGACTCTGCACACTCTAATGAGCCACTACTTCAGCGCCGACGCGGACGGAGAGAGCTCCGTGTGTTTGGCCTTTGGCTTCCTGTCCCTGCTGGTAGCCATGTTGGTGCTGGTCGTGAGGGAAGACTACTTGGAGTTCGGCCTGGAACCTG GTTTTAACAGTCTTTTTGACAATCTGGAAGTTTTTGCAAAACAGCAAGGCTATTCCGAGTGGTC AGTGCCTGTTACCAAGTTGACTGTGAAGCTGGGCTTGGCTACTGTTTGTGGGTTCATTGGTGCCCTGCTGGCTTTTCCTGGACTTCGTCTCGCCCAGACCCATCTAGATGCCCTGCAGATGAATTCTGACCGTCCCTTCGTAAA AGCCCTCCTACACATCagcttcctctcccctctgttGGTGATTGTATTGTGGGTGAAACCAATTGCCAGAGACTTCTTGGCCAATGCTCCAATGGGAAAGACAACAGTAACATT GATCCCCAGCTCCATGTTTAATTCGGTGCGTctgtggacagtggtggcatTGTGTGTGCTGCGTCTGTTGGTCACGCGCTACCACCTGCAGGCCTACCTCAACCTGGCCCAGAAGTGGGTGGAGCAGATGAAAAGGGAGGCTGGCCGTATAGCTGCCATTGACATCCAGAGGAAG GTTACCCGCATATTCTGCTACTTGACTGTGGTCACGCTACAGTACCTGATCCCTATTCTGCTGATACTCTTCTCAACCCTTGCGTTGAAGACTTTGG GTGACTTCTCGTGGTGTTTTGCTGAGGAGACCCCAGGCGTGACTCCGGCTCTGGTCCTCCCGACCTCGCCGCCGCCCGTCCCGCTGGAGGACGACGAGGAAGCCGACGACATGGAGGAGGAGGTCCAGGCCACCGTGGCCCAACTGGCCGCAGCCTTCCACGGCCTGTGTTCTGTCCTCACACCACTCTTCTTCCGCGGCTTCTTCGCCTTCCTCACCTGGTGGGTGGCAGCGTGCCAGGTCATCAGCAGCCTCTTTGGCATCTACTTCCACCAGTATCTGATGCACAACTGA